A part of Sulfurimonas sp. HSL-1716 genomic DNA contains:
- a CDS encoding cation acetate symporter — protein sequence MNRIFTFLALSGVALFASEAIQGEVQKQALNISAIVMFVIFVGATLGITYWAAKRTKSAKDFYTAGGGITGFQNGMAIAGDYMSAASFLGISGLVYLKGYDGLIYSIGFLVGWPVILFMIAEPLRNLGKYTFADVASYRLRQGPIRTLAAFGSIATVILYLIAQMVGSGKLIQLLFGLHYEVAVILVGVLMVLYVTFGGMLATTWVQIVKAFLLLAGATFMAIAVMAHYDFSFSTLFSHATELKGASIMSPGGLVSDPVSAISLAVALMFGTAGLPHILMRFFTVGDAKEARKSVFFATGFIGYFYILTFIIGFGAIVLVFKNPHYLDTAKQAVSGGFPILGGNNMAAIHLSHAVGGDFFLGFISAVAFATILAVVSGLTLAGASAISHDLYASVFKKGQVDGITEMRVSKIATVALGVVAIIMGIAFEKQNIAFVVGLAFAIAASANFPILFLSMYWKKLTTRGAVIGGSLGLATAVLLVILGPIVWVQILGNAHAIFPYKYPALFSVVVAFIGIYIFSVTDNSEEAKAEREAFEAQYIRSQTGIGAEGASEH from the coding sequence ATGAATAGAATATTTACATTTTTAGCACTTTCGGGTGTGGCTCTTTTTGCTTCAGAAGCGATTCAGGGCGAGGTGCAAAAACAGGCACTAAACATTTCTGCCATTGTGATGTTCGTTATCTTTGTCGGAGCTACTCTGGGTATCACTTACTGGGCAGCCAAGAGAACGAAAAGTGCAAAAGATTTTTACACTGCAGGCGGCGGCATAACAGGTTTTCAAAACGGTATGGCTATTGCGGGCGATTATATGTCTGCGGCGTCATTTTTAGGAATTTCCGGTCTTGTCTACCTAAAAGGATATGACGGGCTTATTTATTCCATCGGTTTTCTTGTCGGCTGGCCGGTCATTCTTTTTATGATCGCAGAACCGCTTAGAAACCTTGGAAAATATACATTCGCAGACGTTGCGTCATACAGACTCCGTCAAGGGCCTATCCGTACTTTGGCGGCGTTTGGTTCTATTGCGACGGTTATTTTGTATTTGATCGCACAGATGGTCGGTTCGGGTAAACTTATCCAGCTTCTTTTCGGGCTTCATTATGAAGTGGCCGTTATCCTCGTCGGAGTATTAATGGTACTTTACGTGACGTTTGGAGGTATGCTTGCAACTACCTGGGTACAGATCGTAAAAGCGTTTTTACTTTTGGCGGGTGCTACGTTCATGGCGATCGCCGTTATGGCGCATTACGACTTTAGTTTCTCGACGCTTTTCTCTCACGCAACAGAGTTAAAAGGTGCGTCTATTATGAGCCCGGGCGGACTTGTAAGTGATCCTGTATCGGCGATCTCTCTGGCAGTGGCACTGATGTTCGGTACGGCGGGACTTCCTCATATCTTGATGAGATTTTTTACCGTCGGCGATGCGAAAGAAGCAAGAAAATCCGTTTTCTTCGCGACAGGTTTTATCGGATATTTTTATATCTTGACGTTCATCATCGGTTTTGGTGCTATCGTATTGGTATTTAAAAATCCTCATTATCTGGATACGGCAAAACAAGCAGTAAGCGGCGGTTTCCCTATCCTTGGAGGAAACAACATGGCGGCGATCCACCTGAGTCATGCGGTCGGCGGAGATTTCTTCCTAGGCTTTATCTCGGCTGTGGCATTTGCTACAATATTGGCAGTCGTTTCAGGTCTGACATTGGCAGGTGCATCTGCGATATCTCATGACCTTTACGCTTCGGTATTCAAAAAAGGTCAAGTCGACGGTATAACAGAGATGAGAGTTTCCAAAATAGCTACCGTGGCTCTTGGTGTCGTGGCTATCATCATGGGTATCGCGTTTGAGAAACAAAATATCGCATTTGTCGTCGGTCTTGCTTTTGCCATCGCTGCTTCTGCGAACTTTCCGATCCTTTTCCTTTCTATGTACTGGAAAAAACTTACTACCCGCGGTGCGGTGATAGGCGGAAGTCTGGGACTTGCTACTGCGGTACTTCTCGTTATTCTCGGACCGATCGTTTGGGTACAGATACTTGGAAACGCGCATGCGATATTCCCGTATAAATATCCGGCGCTCTTTTCAGTAGTGGTCGCATTTATCGGGATATATATCTTCTCGGTCACTGACAACTCTGAAGAGGCTAAAGCCGAAAGAGAGGCTTTTGAAGCTCAATATATCAGAAGCCAGACAGGTATCGGTGCAGAAGGTGCCAGTGAACATTAG
- a CDS encoding DUF485 domain-containing protein, which yields MKKELVDQIKNDPNYKELVAKRGSFSLKLTMAMLVVYFAFILTIAFDPSLLAVPLSSDSVTTVGIPIGMAVIVFAFILTGIYTKRANGEFDDLSNKIKNSIKDNG from the coding sequence ATGAAAAAAGAACTTGTAGATCAGATTAAAAACGATCCCAATTACAAAGAGCTGGTAGCAAAAAGAGGGTCTTTTTCGCTAAAGCTGACCATGGCGATGCTGGTCGTGTATTTTGCATTTATCCTGACGATTGCATTCGATCCGTCACTTTTGGCTGTTCCTCTGTCGTCTGATTCCGTTACTACGGTAGGGATTCCTATCGGTATGGCGGTCATCGTATTTGCATTTATCCTTACGGGTATATACACAAAAAGAGCCAACGGCGAGTTTGACGATCTGTCAAACAAGATCAAAAATTCTATAAAGGACAACGGATGA
- a CDS encoding OprD family outer membrane porin: MKKSLAISLIAVGFLGSVNTFAAEDMSSMFKDGKVSGQIRMFSIDREYQGSAGNTLHRNGTALGGHLKFETADYEGLSFGTALYTTNRIASSPTIDATLFGKNNDGYSILGEAYVQYKYGKTTFKGGRQKLDTPLAGSDDARMLPNLFEAYLLINTDIPNTTLIAGHVTKFAQGTFGRVYTNTSVANQLLSVTSGYSYVDPQNQVGDFVKMGEYAIGQSTDGVSVASATYAPNKNIKAQVWDYYAYDILNAVYGQVDLSWKCLLTDKIHPFFSAQFIKEDEVGDKLAGKVDGMYWGAKFGAKVENLTAYVAYSQTGANNAAEAAAGGLANAIITPWGGMPAYTQGMVTRHQFIAGTKAAKVAATYNFKDLGANVKATAYYTSFDMDANSGYGIARTATEPGFDIIYNPEVVKNLQLRLRGNFPRKFAETASGDTGWDEYRFIVNYNF; the protein is encoded by the coding sequence ATGAAAAAAAGCTTAGCGATTAGTTTGATTGCAGTTGGATTCCTTGGTTCTGTAAATACGTTTGCAGCCGAAGATATGAGTTCTATGTTTAAAGACGGAAAAGTCAGCGGACAGATCCGTATGTTTTCTATCGACCGCGAATATCAGGGGAGCGCGGGAAATACTTTACACCGTAACGGTACGGCGCTCGGCGGGCATTTGAAGTTTGAGACAGCCGATTATGAGGGATTGAGCTTCGGTACGGCGCTTTATACTACGAACCGTATAGCGTCATCACCGACGATAGACGCGACGCTGTTTGGCAAAAACAACGACGGTTATTCGATCCTTGGAGAGGCTTACGTTCAATACAAATACGGCAAAACGACGTTTAAAGGCGGACGCCAAAAACTCGATACGCCGCTGGCAGGTTCGGATGATGCGAGAATGCTTCCAAACCTTTTTGAAGCCTATCTGCTTATCAATACCGATATCCCAAATACTACTTTGATAGCCGGACATGTAACAAAATTCGCTCAAGGAACGTTCGGGCGTGTATACACTAACACTTCTGTGGCAAACCAATTACTTTCCGTAACATCCGGTTATTCGTATGTCGATCCGCAGAATCAAGTGGGCGATTTTGTAAAAATGGGCGAATACGCGATCGGGCAATCGACTGACGGTGTAAGTGTCGCATCGGCAACTTATGCACCCAACAAAAACATAAAAGCTCAGGTATGGGACTACTATGCATACGACATCTTAAATGCGGTATACGGCCAAGTCGATCTTTCATGGAAATGTCTTTTGACAGATAAGATTCATCCGTTTTTTTCGGCTCAGTTCATAAAAGAGGATGAGGTCGGAGATAAACTGGCCGGAAAAGTGGACGGGATGTACTGGGGCGCGAAATTCGGTGCCAAAGTCGAAAACCTAACGGCATACGTGGCGTATTCCCAAACAGGTGCGAACAATGCAGCAGAAGCAGCGGCCGGAGGACTTGCAAACGCTATCATCACTCCATGGGGCGGTATGCCTGCATATACGCAAGGTATGGTGACTCGTCATCAGTTCATTGCAGGTACGAAAGCGGCAAAAGTGGCGGCTACGTACAACTTCAAAGATCTGGGCGCGAACGTAAAAGCGACTGCTTATTATACATCTTTTGACATGGATGCAAACAGCGGTTACGGCATAGCACGCACCGCAACCGAACCAGGTTTTGATATCATATATAATCCGGAAGTCGTGAAAAATCTTCAACTGCGTTTACGCGGGAACTTCCCGAGAAAATTTGCAGAAACTGCCTCAGGTGACACGGGCTGGGACGAATACAGATTTATAGTTAACTATAATTTCTAA
- a CDS encoding response regulator transcription factor, producing the protein MKILLLEDEVMLNESIQEFLEAEGHKVDTYFDGLKAFEALKKNSYDLLILDINVPGMDGLTFLEKLHELKIHVPTIYISALVDIEDISRAYNLGCYDYLKKPFHLKELALRLDRVMLSNEVPRVHLRLSKNYSYDQEHNTLLFNGYPQILTKRQSQIIDLLARNRGRIVDFEQFTIYVWDEQIVDNATIRAEVSRLKKSMQEDVIINVRGMGYMIDKP; encoded by the coding sequence ATGAAGATACTGCTGCTAGAAGACGAAGTGATGTTAAATGAATCCATACAGGAGTTTTTGGAAGCGGAAGGGCACAAGGTAGATACCTATTTTGACGGGCTCAAAGCGTTTGAAGCGCTAAAAAAGAACAGTTACGATCTGCTTATCCTGGATATAAACGTACCGGGGATGGACGGACTTACTTTTTTAGAAAAACTGCATGAGCTCAAAATCCATGTACCGACCATCTACATCAGTGCACTTGTGGATATAGAAGATATCTCCCGTGCCTACAATCTCGGATGTTACGATTACCTGAAAAAACCGTTCCATCTAAAAGAACTTGCCCTGCGTCTTGACAGAGTGATGCTTTCAAACGAGGTCCCAAGAGTCCATCTGCGTCTGTCGAAAAACTATAGTTACGATCAGGAACACAATACGCTTCTTTTTAACGGATACCCTCAGATACTTACCAAAAGACAATCCCAGATTATTGATCTTCTAGCTAGAAACAGGGGAAGGATTGTCGATTTTGAACAGTTTACTATATATGTATGGGACGAGCAGATAGTCGATAATGCCACCATACGCGCAGAAGTAAGCCGCCTAAAAAAATCTATGCAAGAAGATGTGATCATCAATGTCCGTGGGATGGGCTATATGATAGACAAACCGTAA
- a CDS encoding HAMP domain-containing sensor histidine kinase yields the protein MKIESFFKNITIKQANIYTMIIIFLFSVVFVSLLVSQIYKDYEQSLVENIIVKNLDTKNVKLVEQKKEILKSILIKTILAIVTLSFILFGIAFGVFKIFNALLQKDTEQFLDFFKNAAHDDRSMDENTLFFQDFKLMVGHINSMLDIIREQKDSLRELNVHLEDRVREKTANLKLINENLVKEKSHKDEILQSQKEFLRYTIHETNTPLSVILTSIELFVMKNQKDRQLSKIEAAAKNIFNIYDDLSYLVKKDQVEYPKAAIEIELFLISRLDFFAEVAELSKVRFEYISDFKGRYIYFNETKLQRIIDNTITNAIKYTLAYEIVHVSLKQEGVFAELSMGSLSKTIKNTDRIFDAYYRENKTQDGFGIGLQLVNSICKEEDVVISLDSSDERTTFTYKFKMMGE from the coding sequence ATGAAAATCGAATCGTTTTTTAAAAATATTACTATTAAACAAGCCAATATTTACACGATGATCATTATCTTTCTCTTTAGTGTCGTCTTTGTCTCTCTGCTTGTTTCGCAGATATATAAAGACTATGAACAGTCGCTCGTGGAGAATATCATCGTCAAAAATCTGGACACGAAAAACGTAAAACTGGTCGAGCAGAAAAAAGAGATACTCAAATCGATCTTGATCAAAACGATACTCGCGATCGTGACGCTCTCTTTCATACTCTTTGGAATAGCGTTCGGCGTCTTTAAAATATTTAACGCACTTTTACAAAAAGACACGGAGCAGTTTTTGGATTTTTTCAAAAATGCCGCACATGACGACAGGTCTATGGATGAGAATACTCTGTTTTTTCAGGATTTTAAACTTATGGTCGGGCATATAAACAGTATGCTTGATATCATCCGCGAACAAAAAGACTCTTTACGGGAGTTGAATGTGCATCTTGAAGACAGGGTCAGAGAAAAAACTGCCAATTTAAAGCTGATAAACGAAAACCTCGTAAAGGAAAAAAGCCACAAAGACGAAATATTACAGTCGCAAAAAGAGTTTTTAAGGTACACCATCCATGAGACGAACACTCCTCTTAGCGTGATATTGACGAGTATAGAGCTTTTTGTCATGAAAAATCAAAAAGACAGACAGCTCTCCAAGATAGAGGCCGCCGCGAAAAATATCTTTAATATCTACGACGATCTGAGCTATCTTGTAAAAAAAGATCAAGTAGAGTATCCAAAAGCCGCCATAGAGATAGAGCTGTTCTTGATCTCAAGACTCGATTTTTTTGCCGAGGTCGCAGAGCTTTCAAAAGTGAGATTCGAGTATATTTCGGACTTTAAAGGCAGATATATATATTTTAATGAAACGAAACTTCAACGGATCATAGACAACACCATAACAAATGCCATCAAATATACGTTGGCTTACGAGATCGTACATGTAAGCCTGAAACAGGAGGGTGTCTTTGCCGAACTCTCTATGGGAAGTCTCTCCAAAACCATAAAGAACACCGACAGGATCTTCGATGCATACTACAGGGAAAATAAAACGCAAGACGGTTTTGGGATAGGTCTGCAGCTTGTCAACAGTATCTGTAAAGAGGAGGATGTCGTGATCTCTTTAGATTCAAGCGACGAAAGAACGACTTTTACATATAAATTCAAAATGATGGGTGAGTGA
- a CDS encoding peptidylprolyl isomerase yields MSFFGRDLKKYDINEDELAKMQWAKITTNKGVMWVKLYPEETPITVTNFAHLVNDGFYNGLNFHRVIPGFMAQGGCPQGTGTGGPGWAIPCETKQNTHKHVKGTISMAHAGPNTGGSQFFICFVPCPHLDGVHTVFGGIEANDEESMSVLDSIVMRDEIETIEILESK; encoded by the coding sequence ATGTCATTTTTTGGAAGAGACTTAAAAAAATACGATATCAATGAAGATGAATTAGCTAAAATGCAATGGGCTAAGATAACTACGAACAAAGGCGTCATGTGGGTAAAGCTTTACCCTGAAGAAACTCCTATCACCGTAACGAATTTTGCTCATTTGGTAAATGACGGTTTTTACAACGGTCTGAACTTCCACCGTGTTATCCCTGGCTTTATGGCTCAAGGCGGATGTCCTCAAGGGACAGGAACAGGCGGACCGGGCTGGGCTATCCCTTGTGAGACGAAACAAAACACGCACAAACACGTAAAAGGTACTATCTCTATGGCACATGCGGGACCGAACACCGGCGGAAGCCAGTTCTTCATCTGTTTTGTACCGTGTCCTCATCTTGACGGCGTACATACCGTATTTGGCGGTATCGAAGCCAATGATGAAGAGAGCATGAGCGTCTTAGATTCTATCGTTATGAGAGACGAGATAGAAACTATCGAGATATTAGAATCAAAATAA
- a CDS encoding epoxyqueuosine reductase QueH, with the protein MLVHICCSVDSHFFLEKLQRDFPEEKLTGFFYDPNIHPYSEYRLRYLDVKRSCKKLGIPLLEGEYDYENWMEAVRGLEREPEKGKRCEVCFDKRFEVSAQKALELGEKKMTTTLLVSPLKSQEQLKRVGDEFYRKNGVEFIAVDYRSGGGTQDQAKVTKEEQLYRQDYCGCIYGLTMQRESQDKLMDEMFSPISNTVLPASIEERLSLYETRMRLEDEGRKYRIQKHKFLNYRQFTCKLTVDKSIPVAAYALSYSILQRKKAEGRIETEIEGIHYFNREEIRFISLQKFNLLADRDYLSVKELIYSPLAYEDEVALRIKITKSIYDLTPIIVVDEIPQGKLSLVLDAKIYEDTKDKIIEI; encoded by the coding sequence GTGCTGGTTCATATCTGCTGTTCTGTTGACAGCCACTTTTTTTTAGAGAAACTGCAGCGCGATTTTCCCGAAGAAAAACTCACCGGCTTTTTTTACGATCCCAACATCCATCCCTACTCCGAATACCGTCTGCGCTATCTGGACGTAAAGCGTTCCTGCAAAAAACTCGGCATTCCTCTTTTGGAAGGCGAATACGATTACGAAAATTGGATGGAAGCCGTGCGGGGTCTTGAAAGAGAACCTGAAAAAGGCAAACGCTGCGAAGTCTGTTTTGACAAACGCTTTGAGGTAAGTGCGCAAAAAGCGCTTGAACTCGGCGAAAAAAAGATGACGACAACACTTTTGGTCAGTCCGCTCAAATCTCAAGAACAGCTCAAACGCGTCGGCGACGAGTTTTACAGAAAAAACGGCGTGGAATTCATTGCCGTAGATTACAGAAGCGGCGGCGGCACGCAGGATCAAGCCAAAGTGACAAAAGAAGAACAGCTTTACCGACAGGACTACTGCGGATGTATCTACGGTCTTACCATGCAAAGAGAGTCTCAGGACAAACTGATGGACGAGATGTTCTCTCCTATCTCAAATACCGTCTTGCCCGCTTCCATCGAAGAGAGGCTCTCTCTTTACGAAACTAGAATGAGACTCGAAGACGAAGGCAGAAAATACAGGATACAAAAGCATAAGTTCTTAAACTACAGGCAGTTTACATGTAAACTTACTGTAGACAAATCTATACCCGTTGCAGCTTACGCACTCTCCTACTCGATACTGCAAAGAAAAAAAGCCGAAGGCAGGATAGAGACAGAGATAGAGGGAATTCACTATTTTAACCGCGAAGAGATACGCTTTATCTCGTTACAAAAGTTCAACCTCCTTGCAGACAGGGACTACTTATCCGTTAAAGAACTGATATACAGTCCGTTAGCATACGAGGATGAAGTCGCTTTAAGGATCAAAATCACCAAAAGCATCTACGATTTGACACCTATCATCGTCGTCGACGAGATACCGCAAGGGAAACTTTCTTTAGTTCTTGACGCAAAGATATATGAAGATACAAAAGATAAGATAATCGAAATTTAA
- the fabZ gene encoding 3-hydroxyacyl-ACP dehydratase FabZ codes for MMDVIEIQEIIPHRFPFLLVDRVTEVNNGENLIGYKNVSISEQVFQGHFPDHPIYPGVMILEGLAQAGGILAFKSMDMTKEEAAEKVVYFMSIDNAKFRAPVRPGDRLEYRVSVIKNKGAIWMLDGKAYVDDKVVAQAELKAMVVDK; via the coding sequence ATGATGGATGTTATTGAGATTCAAGAGATTATTCCTCACCGTTTTCCGTTTTTGCTTGTAGACCGGGTCACTGAAGTGAACAACGGAGAAAATCTGATCGGTTACAAAAACGTTAGTATCAGCGAGCAGGTCTTTCAAGGACATTTTCCGGACCATCCTATCTATCCGGGCGTGATGATTCTCGAAGGTCTTGCACAGGCAGGCGGTATCTTGGCATTTAAGAGCATGGATATGACAAAAGAAGAGGCGGCCGAAAAGGTCGTATATTTCATGAGTATAGATAATGCGAAGTTCCGTGCACCCGTGCGTCCCGGAGACCGTTTGGAGTACAGAGTCAGCGTCATAAAGAACAAAGGCGCTATCTGGATGCTTGACGGAAAAGCGTATGTGGACGACAAAGTAGT